A window from Streptomyces sp. NBC_00271 encodes these proteins:
- the urtB gene encoding urea ABC transporter permease subunit UrtB produces MTVILGQMFTGVSIGAVLLLIALGLSLTFGQMNVINMAHGEFIMAGAYTTYVLQKSIAGAGLSLIVALPVAFLVSGALGALLEWLLIRRLYLRPLDTLLVTWGVSLMLQQLARDIFGAPNVQTRAPDVLTGNITVIGGDDPLTFASSRLFILGLAVAAVVALSLTLRLTPLGRRIRAVVQNRDLAEVSGISTGRVDRTAFFIGSGLAGIAGVALTLVGPIGPTMGTNVIIDAFLVIVVGGIGQLKGSVIVAFVLGVLQSVLEYSTTVSVAKVLVLVAIVAFLQWRPQGLYTVRTRSLV; encoded by the coding sequence ATGACCGTGATCCTCGGGCAGATGTTCACCGGCGTCAGCATCGGTGCCGTTCTGCTGCTCATCGCGCTCGGCCTGTCGCTCACCTTCGGCCAGATGAACGTCATCAACATGGCCCACGGCGAATTCATCATGGCCGGCGCCTACACCACGTACGTCCTCCAGAAGTCCATCGCCGGCGCGGGTCTCTCGCTGATCGTCGCGCTGCCCGTCGCCTTCCTCGTCTCGGGTGCCCTCGGCGCGCTGCTCGAATGGCTGCTCATCCGCCGGCTCTACCTGCGTCCCCTGGACACCCTGCTGGTCACCTGGGGTGTCTCCCTGATGCTCCAGCAACTCGCCCGGGACATCTTCGGCGCGCCCAACGTGCAGACCCGCGCGCCTGACGTCCTCACCGGGAACATCACCGTCATCGGCGGCGACGACCCGCTCACCTTCGCGAGCAGCCGCCTGTTCATCCTGGGGCTCGCGGTCGCGGCGGTGGTCGCCCTGTCGCTCACCCTGCGGCTGACCCCACTCGGGCGGCGCATCCGTGCCGTCGTGCAGAACCGGGACCTCGCCGAGGTGTCCGGCATCTCCACCGGCCGTGTCGACCGGACCGCGTTCTTCATCGGGTCCGGCCTGGCCGGGATCGCCGGGGTCGCGCTGACACTCGTCGGTCCGATCGGGCCCACGATGGGCACCAACGTCATCATCGACGCCTTCCTGGTGATCGTGGTCGGCGGCATCGGACAGCTCAAGGGCAGCGTCATCGTCGCCTTCGTGCTGGGTGTGCTGCAGTCCGTGCTGGAGTACTCCACCACGGTCAGCGTCGCGAAGGTACTGGTCCTCGTGGCCATCGTCGCGTTCCTCCAGTGGCGGCCCCAGGGCCTGTACACCGTTCGGACGAGGAGCCTCGTATGA
- the urtC gene encoding urea ABC transporter permease subunit UrtC codes for MTTTTPHAPSVKQLQSPKGRLTFLRPAAGFAAAAVALFAVAPLALSDFRLGLLAKYLCTAMVAVGICLAWGRGGLLTLGQGVFFGLGGYAMAMHLKIADAGPGQVPDFMQLYGTATELPWWWRPFANPVFALAATVLLPMAVAAILGSFVFRRRVKGAYFAILSQALAAAFAIWLVGQQATTGGTNGLTDIQGFFGYDLDDPVNQRMVYFVIAAVLLLLIALARQLIHSRYGELLVAVRDSEERVRFLGYDPANVKLVAYVVAAGMAGLAGALFVPAVGIISPALIGIVPSIELVIGAAVGGRASLVGAVLGAIAVAWARTALSEEFPAAWTYFQGLLFIVALAFLPGGLASLVGIVRRRRASRAPEGEAA; via the coding sequence ATGACGACCACCACTCCTCATGCCCCATCGGTGAAGCAACTCCAGTCCCCGAAAGGAAGGTTGACATTCCTGCGTCCTGCGGCAGGTTTCGCCGCGGCCGCCGTCGCGCTCTTCGCCGTCGCCCCGCTCGCGCTCTCCGACTTCCGGCTCGGGCTGCTCGCCAAGTACCTGTGCACCGCGATGGTCGCGGTCGGCATCTGTCTGGCCTGGGGCCGCGGCGGACTGCTGACACTCGGGCAGGGGGTGTTCTTCGGGCTGGGCGGCTACGCCATGGCGATGCATCTGAAGATCGCGGACGCGGGGCCCGGCCAGGTCCCCGACTTCATGCAGCTGTACGGCACCGCCACCGAACTTCCCTGGTGGTGGCGTCCGTTCGCCAACCCGGTCTTCGCCCTCGCGGCGACCGTGCTGCTGCCGATGGCCGTCGCTGCGATCCTCGGCTCGTTCGTCTTCCGACGCCGGGTCAAGGGCGCGTACTTCGCGATCCTCAGCCAGGCGCTCGCCGCGGCCTTCGCGATCTGGTTGGTCGGCCAGCAGGCCACGACCGGCGGCACCAACGGACTCACCGACATCCAGGGCTTCTTCGGCTACGACCTCGACGACCCGGTCAACCAGCGGATGGTGTACTTCGTCATCGCCGCCGTCCTGCTGCTCCTGATCGCCCTGGCCCGCCAGCTCATCCACAGCCGGTACGGCGAACTCCTGGTCGCCGTACGGGACTCGGAGGAGCGGGTGCGCTTCCTCGGCTACGACCCGGCGAACGTGAAGCTCGTCGCGTACGTCGTCGCGGCGGGCATGGCCGGACTCGCGGGCGCCCTGTTCGTGCCCGCGGTGGGCATCATCTCCCCCGCGCTGATCGGAATCGTGCCGTCCATCGAACTCGTCATCGGCGCCGCGGTCGGCGGCCGGGCGAGCCTGGTGGGCGCGGTGCTCGGCGCGATCGCGGTCGCCTGGGCCAGAACCGCGCTGTCCGAGGAGTTCCCCGCGGCCTGGACCTACTTCCAGGGACTGCTGTTCATCGTGGCCCTGGCCTTCCTGCCGGGCGGCCTCGCCTCACTGGTGGGGATCGTCCGGCGGCGCAGGGCGAGCAGGGCGCCGGAGGGAGAAGCGGCATGA
- the urtD gene encoding urea ABC transporter ATP-binding protein UrtD → MTDPTTTEPRTDTGLSGLEIRGLRVSFDGFTAVDGVDLDVGPGDLRFLIGPNGAGKTTLVDAVTGLVKAEGSVRFGGEDILGRSVHRIARSGIGRTFQTATVFEELTVLQNLDIAAGAGRGALTMLRRRKGVPESVARALETVGLTDLAGSLAGTLAHGRKQWLEIGMLLVQDVRLLLLDEPVAGMSHDERQATGELLRRISRERTVVVIEHDMDFMRSFARSVSVLHAGKVLSEGTVTEVQADPKVQEVYLGHAATEDTEDTTTSVPRPTAVQEA, encoded by the coding sequence ATGACGGATCCGACGACCACCGAGCCCCGGACGGACACCGGACTCTCGGGACTGGAGATACGGGGACTGCGCGTGTCCTTCGACGGTTTCACGGCCGTCGACGGAGTGGACCTCGACGTCGGCCCCGGCGATCTGCGCTTCCTCATCGGACCGAACGGCGCGGGCAAGACGACCCTGGTCGACGCCGTCACCGGCCTGGTGAAGGCGGAGGGGTCGGTGCGCTTCGGGGGCGAGGACATTCTCGGCCGCAGCGTGCACCGCATCGCCCGCTCGGGAATTGGCCGCACCTTCCAGACGGCCACCGTCTTCGAGGAGCTGACGGTCCTGCAGAACCTGGACATCGCGGCGGGCGCGGGCCGCGGCGCGCTCACCATGCTGCGGCGCCGCAAGGGCGTACCGGAGTCCGTCGCTCGCGCCCTGGAGACGGTGGGCTTGACGGACCTCGCGGGCAGCCTCGCCGGAACACTCGCGCACGGCCGGAAACAGTGGCTGGAGATCGGCATGCTGCTCGTCCAGGACGTCCGGCTGCTGCTGCTCGACGAGCCGGTGGCCGGCATGAGCCACGACGAACGGCAGGCCACCGGCGAACTGTTGCGGCGCATCAGCCGGGAGCGGACCGTGGTCGTCATCGAACACGACATGGACTTCATGCGCTCCTTCGCGCGCAGCGTCAGCGTGCTGCACGCGGGCAAGGTGCTCAGCGAGGGGACGGTGACCGAGGTGCAGGCGGATCCGAAGGTGCAGGAGGTCTACCTCGGACACGCGGCCACCGAGGACACCGAGGACACCACGACGAGCGTGCCCCGACCGACCGCCGTACAGGAGGCCTGA
- the urtE gene encoding urea ABC transporter ATP-binding subunit UrtE, producing MLEIDDVRVGYHRSTVLHGVRVEVPRDAVAAVLGHNGAGKSTLLRAAVGLLTPQSGHVRLDGEDITRRKPHERVARGMAYVPQGQQAFPHLTTAENLQLVADGRRRGKEAIAEALDLFPALRTLSNRRAGLLSGGQRQQLAIARALVTSPRILLLDEPTEGIQPSVVAEIEETILALAARGGLSVLLVEQHVGFAMRAAQRYYVLEAGRVTSSGEGGQEAERSVREALSV from the coding sequence ATGCTGGAGATCGACGACGTACGCGTCGGCTACCACCGCAGTACCGTCCTGCACGGCGTCCGTGTCGAGGTCCCGCGCGACGCAGTGGCGGCCGTGCTCGGACACAACGGCGCGGGCAAGAGCACCCTGCTGCGCGCCGCCGTCGGACTGCTCACCCCACAGAGCGGCCACGTCCGTCTCGACGGTGAGGACATCACCCGCCGCAAGCCGCACGAGCGGGTGGCGCGCGGCATGGCGTACGTCCCCCAGGGTCAGCAGGCCTTCCCGCACCTCACGACCGCCGAGAACCTCCAGCTGGTCGCGGACGGGCGCAGGCGCGGCAAGGAGGCGATCGCCGAGGCGCTGGATCTGTTCCCGGCGCTGAGGACCCTGTCGAACCGCCGGGCCGGGCTGCTCTCCGGCGGTCAGCGCCAGCAACTCGCCATCGCCCGCGCCCTGGTGACGAGCCCCAGGATCCTGCTCCTCGACGAACCCACCGAGGGCATCCAGCCCTCGGTCGTCGCCGAGATCGAGGAGACGATCCTCGCCCTGGCCGCCCGGGGCGGGCTCTCGGTCCTGCTGGTCGAGCAGCACGTCGGGTTCGCGATGCGGGCGGCGCAGCGGTACTACGTCCTGGAGGCGGGCCGGGTCACCTCGTCGGGCGAGGGCGGGCAGGAGGCCGAGCGGTCGGTACGGGAGGCGCTCAGCGTGTGA